One Dioscorea cayenensis subsp. rotundata cultivar TDr96_F1 chromosome 17, TDr96_F1_v2_PseudoChromosome.rev07_lg8_w22 25.fasta, whole genome shotgun sequence DNA window includes the following coding sequences:
- the LOC120280377 gene encoding putative B3 domain-containing protein Os04g0347400 isoform X2: protein MNGTPRLEFIKVLLSGSRFRIPSAFVGHVIDDNHGKAMIFLADKFWHIKVQKTEEGLFFTDGWEEMIKAHGLSEGCILSFCYEGNMVFTLKVFGHDACRINNFSINSEGFKNRNAYVEFNGIGEDSNRLGQIPSANNCDETNVASPSVPPAHSLSGIKSEDETSCTKNIIQYKKKIHRTNLVHGRIGVPLWVCASTGLKSSHDVTIRGPDRRLWTIFFSYSPQTPRLGKGWSEFCEHHKLEIGDLCIFTHVSKRDKLFDVQIKRASHERASTSYEDEV, encoded by the exons ATGAATGGAACACCGAGGCTCGAGTTCATCAAGGTTCTTCTTAGTGGTTCTAGATTT CGCATTCCATCAGCATTTGTTGGGCATGTTATCGATGACAACCACGGAAAAGCCATGATATTCTTGGCTGATAAATTTTGGCACATAAAAGTTCAAAAAACCGAAGAAGGTTTATTCTTCACAGATGGTTGGGAAGAAATGATCAAAGCCCATGGCCTCAGTGAGGGATGCATTCTTTCCTTTTGTTATGAGGGTAACATGGTTTTTACTCTAAAGGTCTTTGGTCATGATGCTTGCCGAATCAACAATTTCTCTATTAATAGCGAGGGCTTCAAAAACAGAAATGCATATGTGGAATTTAATGGCATCGGTGAAGATTCAAACC GTCTTGGCCAGATTCCTTCGGCCAACAACTGTGATGAAACCAATGTCGCTTCTCCATCTGTGCCGCCAGCACATTCTTTATCAGGAATAAAATCAGAGGACGAAACCAGTTGCACTAAGAATATAATTCAGTATAAGAAAAAGATACACAGAACTAACTTGGTTCACGGCAGAATT GGTGTCCCTCTTTGGGTCTGCGCATCAACTGGCCTCAAATCATCTCACGATGTGACTATTAGGGGTCCGGACAGGAGGTTGTggaccatttttttttcatacagTCCGCAAACACCTAGATTGGGAAAAGGTTGGAGTGAGTTTTGCGAGCACCACAAATTGGAAATTGGTGACTTATGCATCTTCACTCATGTTTCAAAACGAGACAAGTTGTTTGATGTTCAGATCAAGCGTGCGTCTCATGAGAGAGCTTCGACATCATATGAAGATGAAGTGTAG
- the LOC120280377 gene encoding putative B3 domain-containing protein Os04g0347400 isoform X3: MIFLADKFWHIKVQKTEEGLFFTDGWEEMIKAHGLSEGCILSFCYEGNMVFTLKVFGHDACRINNFSINSEGFKNRNAYVEFNGIGEDSNRSLGQIPSANNCDETNVASPSVPPAHSLSGIKSEDETSCTKNIIQYKKKIHRTNLVHGRIGVPLWVCASTGLKSSHDVTIRGPDRRLWTIFFSYSPQTPRLGKGWSEFCEHHKLEIGDLCIFTHVSKRDKLFDVQIKRASHERASTSYEDEV; the protein is encoded by the exons ATGATATTCTTGGCTGATAAATTTTGGCACATAAAAGTTCAAAAAACCGAAGAAGGTTTATTCTTCACAGATGGTTGGGAAGAAATGATCAAAGCCCATGGCCTCAGTGAGGGATGCATTCTTTCCTTTTGTTATGAGGGTAACATGGTTTTTACTCTAAAGGTCTTTGGTCATGATGCTTGCCGAATCAACAATTTCTCTATTAATAGCGAGGGCTTCAAAAACAGAAATGCATATGTGGAATTTAATGGCATCGGTGAAGATTCAAACCGTA GTCTTGGCCAGATTCCTTCGGCCAACAACTGTGATGAAACCAATGTCGCTTCTCCATCTGTGCCGCCAGCACATTCTTTATCAGGAATAAAATCAGAGGACGAAACCAGTTGCACTAAGAATATAATTCAGTATAAGAAAAAGATACACAGAACTAACTTGGTTCACGGCAGAATT GGTGTCCCTCTTTGGGTCTGCGCATCAACTGGCCTCAAATCATCTCACGATGTGACTATTAGGGGTCCGGACAGGAGGTTGTggaccatttttttttcatacagTCCGCAAACACCTAGATTGGGAAAAGGTTGGAGTGAGTTTTGCGAGCACCACAAATTGGAAATTGGTGACTTATGCATCTTCACTCATGTTTCAAAACGAGACAAGTTGTTTGATGTTCAGATCAAGCGTGCGTCTCATGAGAGAGCTTCGACATCATATGAAGATGAAGTGTAG
- the LOC120280377 gene encoding putative B3 domain-containing protein Os04g0347400 isoform X1 codes for MNGTPRLEFIKVLLSGSRFRIPSAFVGHVIDDNHGKAMIFLADKFWHIKVQKTEEGLFFTDGWEEMIKAHGLSEGCILSFCYEGNMVFTLKVFGHDACRINNFSINSEGFKNRNAYVEFNGIGEDSNRSLGQIPSANNCDETNVASPSVPPAHSLSGIKSEDETSCTKNIIQYKKKIHRTNLVHGRIGVPLWVCASTGLKSSHDVTIRGPDRRLWTIFFSYSPQTPRLGKGWSEFCEHHKLEIGDLCIFTHVSKRDKLFDVQIKRASHERASTSYEDEV; via the exons ATGAATGGAACACCGAGGCTCGAGTTCATCAAGGTTCTTCTTAGTGGTTCTAGATTT CGCATTCCATCAGCATTTGTTGGGCATGTTATCGATGACAACCACGGAAAAGCCATGATATTCTTGGCTGATAAATTTTGGCACATAAAAGTTCAAAAAACCGAAGAAGGTTTATTCTTCACAGATGGTTGGGAAGAAATGATCAAAGCCCATGGCCTCAGTGAGGGATGCATTCTTTCCTTTTGTTATGAGGGTAACATGGTTTTTACTCTAAAGGTCTTTGGTCATGATGCTTGCCGAATCAACAATTTCTCTATTAATAGCGAGGGCTTCAAAAACAGAAATGCATATGTGGAATTTAATGGCATCGGTGAAGATTCAAACCGTA GTCTTGGCCAGATTCCTTCGGCCAACAACTGTGATGAAACCAATGTCGCTTCTCCATCTGTGCCGCCAGCACATTCTTTATCAGGAATAAAATCAGAGGACGAAACCAGTTGCACTAAGAATATAATTCAGTATAAGAAAAAGATACACAGAACTAACTTGGTTCACGGCAGAATT GGTGTCCCTCTTTGGGTCTGCGCATCAACTGGCCTCAAATCATCTCACGATGTGACTATTAGGGGTCCGGACAGGAGGTTGTggaccatttttttttcatacagTCCGCAAACACCTAGATTGGGAAAAGGTTGGAGTGAGTTTTGCGAGCACCACAAATTGGAAATTGGTGACTTATGCATCTTCACTCATGTTTCAAAACGAGACAAGTTGTTTGATGTTCAGATCAAGCGTGCGTCTCATGAGAGAGCTTCGACATCATATGAAGATGAAGTGTAG